The following proteins are co-located in the Eleginops maclovinus isolate JMC-PN-2008 ecotype Puerto Natales chromosome 1, JC_Emac_rtc_rv5, whole genome shotgun sequence genome:
- the nr1d4a gene encoding nuclear receptor subfamily 1, group D, member 4a, producing the protein MDNSPGGGVILYAGSSGSSSPSPGSPGSPSSGYQTQSPSPHSQPSSPEEAIFTDIGVVKQKAASCRTLSSKLVFQFPQLQSAPPAAATPQHTFAHPIAGKRACGFTGTFTKTGGMVLLCKVCGDIASGFHYGVHACEGCKGFFRRSIQQNINYKMCVKNESCLIMRMNRNRCQHCRFKKCLSVGMSRDAVRFGRIPKREKQRLLDEMQSYMNSLNESAAIEMESPSVRETASSTEDCNSKEAIGAISRAYQDIFTSSNSQERTTKRSNISSNITCPFSQDASFTQVSSHPTSVQSYQSYPVVPNDNTSTFHNVDNNRSSSLVSTNQNHDQTNDTTSQRGSSANHNSFHNAGSSQNQPSCPWKLASGAKVLACPLNAWPVSGAERTSQQIWESFSQCFTPAVKEVVEFAKGIPGFQELGQQDQVMLLKSGTFQVLMVRFCTLFNAEERTVTFLNGQTYPLSTLHALGMGTLLDAMFDFSEKLGSLGLEPDEMALFMAVVLVSADRSGILDMQAVEQLQEGLIRALRSLITRRRPDENTLFPKLLLRLPDLRTLNNLHSDKLLAFRIDS; encoded by the exons ATGGATAACAGCCCTGGCGGTG GAGTAATCTTGTATGCAGGGTCCTCTGGCAGTTCCAGCCCCAGCCCCGGCAGCCCTGGCAGCCCCTCCAGTGGGTACCAGACACAGTCCCCTTCTCCACACTCCCAACCATCATCTCCAGAGGAGGCGATCTTCACGGACATTGGGGTTGTTAAACAAAAGGCAGCATCATGCAGAACCTTATCCTCCAAACTGGTATTCCAGTTTCCACAGCTCCAAAGTGCCCCCCCAGCGGCAGCCACTCCACAGCATACGTTTGCACACCCCATTGCAGGAAAGAGGGCATGCGGTTTCACAGGAACTTTCACAA AGACGGGTGGAATGGTCCTGCTTTGCAAAGTCTGTGGTGACATCGCATCTGGTTTCCACTATGGAGTTCATGCATGTGAGGGATGCAAG gGTTTTTTCCGCCGCAGCATCCAGCAGAACATCAACTACAAGATGTGTGTGAAGAATGAGAGCTGTCTGATCATGCGTATGAATCGCAACCGGTGCCAGCACTGCCGCTTCAAGAAATGCCTCTCTGTTGGCATGTCAAGAGATG CTGTGCGTTTTGGCCGCATCCCCAAGAGAGAAAAGCAGCGGCTCCTGGATGAAATGCAGAGCTACATGAACAGCCTGAATGAGTCAGCTGCCATAGAGATGGAATCCCCTTCAGTGAGGGAAACTGCCAGCAGCACAGAAGACTGCAACTCGAAAGAGGCCATTGGGGCAATCTCCAGAGCCTATCAAGATATCTTCACCAGCAGCAACAGCCAAGAGAGAACAACCAAGAGGTCTAACATCTCCTCCAACATCACATGTCCCTTTTCTCAGGATGCCAGCTTTACCCAAGTGTCCTCTCACCCCACCTCTGTCCAGAGTTATCAGTCTTACCCTGTTGTCCCTAATGACAACACATCTACATTCCACAATGTTGACAACAATCGCTCGTCCTCCTTAGTTTCAACAAATCAGAATCATGATCAGACCAACGATACAACTTCTCAAAGGGGCAGCTCTGCCAATCACAACAGTTTTCACAATGCAGGAAGTTCCCAAAACCAGCCCTCCTGCCCATGGAAATTGGCTTCAGGAGCTAAAGTGTTG GCCTGTCCTCTCAATGCGTGGCCTGTGTCAGGGGCAGAGCGCACGAGTCAGCAGATATGGGAATCCTTCTCGCAGTGTTTTACTCCTGCTGTCAAGGAGGTGGTAGAGTTTGCCAAGGGCATCCCAGGGTTCCAAGAGCTTGGCCAACAAGACCAAGTCATGCTGCTCAAATCAGGCACTTTCCAG GTTCTGATGGTCAGGTTCTGCACCTTGTTCAATGCTGAGGAGCGTACAGTGACTTTCTTGAATGGCCAAACTTACCCACTGTCCACCCTGCATGCTTTAGGCATGGGCACTCTGCTGGATGCCATGTTTGACTTCAGTGAGAAGTTGGGCTCCCTGGGGCTAGAGCCTGATGAAATGGCCCTCTTTATGGCTGTGGTGCTGGTGTCTGCAG ATCGTTCTGGCATCTTGGACATGCAGGCTGTGGAGCAGCTTCAGGAGGGTCTGATCCGTGCCCTACGGTCACTGATCACTCGCCGTCGCCCAGATGAGAACACCCTCTTCCCCAAACTTCTCCTGCGCTTGCCAGACCTGCGCACCCTCAACAATCTGCACTCCGACAAACTGTTGGCCTTTCGCATTGACTCTTAA